A part of Drosophila miranda strain MSH22 chromosome Y unlocalized genomic scaffold, D.miranda_PacBio2.1 Contig_Y15_pilon, whole genome shotgun sequence genomic DNA contains:
- the LOC117189313 gene encoding protein three rows-like, producing MTTTLVLLARKMRTDSEVVPGHWPYQYQCAAGGFEAQKTKFSIKETAENSLEELIVKNNLLELNIKREHRLVELATSAIANFAAFFERADQEPLGCDDTPIDWEALIDDAVAAAMALSTMATWRRPMKLAADTQDWQMLDERFTYLRALTHFLGQDHLNSNQQLQLSEEVDRAQELLDDLWPQLQNGWFYKRQHTIVMLCLCHMASYYARQDYSSFSIGLQRKTRCSSLPRRPSPLRQLDTLVDSVRNYCTVSSVDLGALQLLLADLVRESTEYAANRLTAPFAFYGTTLNLVLQSGMALRTIEVLISWLWMNLQNEYLDQAQSKLRLLDHLLAIKPLSRTLVEQTSAKYIPAIAAKEDHKANAMSELTSNMLLMQLVEPIKKQNQLDVATLKSLPMHEPIPTSHQLQRYVSKQGMPPHLRDSMQLQCFYFIVGCLHARLNFLKRETDQLDDFYVGAGNWLQEDPVRTATLGSMLIVHELYHINYLRFRKKNKEALSYAEAALKSVPQTADINYSFNLMVQIKTARLELHLAFNTSPEDKRRKGVVEGTTRQNHLPERRPGSRYTRSWNCDHPSAAATAAARAAMRTRHHRIMWI from the exons ATGACTACCACCCTGGTTCTCCTGGCACGCAAGATGCGCACCGACAGCGAGGTGGTGC CTGGCCATTGGCCATACCAGTATCAGTGTGCTGCTGGAGGCTTTGAGGCACAGAAGACCAAGTTCTCGATCAAGGAGACGGCCGAGAACAGCCTGGAGGAGTTAATCGTCAAGAACAACTTGCTGGAGCTCAACATTAAGCGGGAGCATCGCCTGGTGGAGTTGGCTACATCGGCCATCGCTAACTTCGCGGCCTTCTTCGAACGTGCAGACCAAGAGCCGCTCGGCTGCGACGATACACCAATCGACTGGGAAGCCCTGATCGACGATGCAGTTGCTGCAGCCATGGCTCTGTCCACCATGGCTACATGGCGCAGGCCGATGAAGCTGGCTGCTGATACTCAGGATTGGCAAATGCTGGACGAGAGATTCACCTACCTGCGAGCCCTGACCCACTTCCTGGGACAAGACCACCTGAATTCTAACCAGCAGCTCCAACTCTCCGAGGAGGTGGATCGAGCGCAGGAGCTGCTCGACGATCTGTGGCCTCAGCTCCAAAACGGATGGTTCTATAAGCGCCAACATACTATAGTGatgctctgcctctgccacatGGCCAGCTACTATGCGCGGCAGGACT ACAGTTCGTTTTCGATTGGACTACAGCGGAAGACGCGGTGCAGCAGCCTGCCTAGGAGGCCGTCGCCCCTGCGACAGCTAGACACGCTGGTCGACAGCGTGCGCAACTACTGCACAGTGTCCAGCGTGGACCTGGGAgccctgcagctgctgctggctgacCTCGTGAGGGAGAGCACCGAGTATGCGGCCAATCGGCTGACCGCGCCGTTCGCCTTTTACGGCACCACGCTTAACCTGGTGCTGCAGTCGGGTATGGCCCTGCGGACCATTGAGGTGCTCATCTCGTGGCTCTGGATGAACCTGCAGAATGAGTACCTGGACCAGGCGCAGTCCAAGCTGCGCCTCCTGGACCATTTGCTCGCCATCAAGCCGCTTAGTCGAACGCTGGTGGAGCAGACATCGGCCAAATACATCCCCGCAATAGCCGCCAAGGAAGATCACAAGGCGAATGCCATGAGCGAGCTGACCAGCAACATGCTGCTCATGCAGCTCGTGGAGCCGATAAAGAAGCAGAACCAGCTGGACGTGGCCACACTCAAGTCTCTGCCCATGCACGAGCCAATTCCCACCAGCCATCAGCTGCAGCGCTATGTGAGCAAGCAAGGGATGCCGCCCCATCTACGGGACAGCATGCAGCTGCAATGTTTCTACTTTATCGTGGGATGTCTCCATgcccgcttaaacttcttgaAAAGGGAGACCGATCAGCTGGACGACTTCTACGTAGGGGCAGGCAATTGGCTGCAGGAGGATCCCGTACGCACCGCCACACTGGGCTCCATGCTCATCGTGCACGAACTCTACCACATCAACTATCTTCGCTTCAGAAAGAAGAACAAGGAGGCTCTCAGCTATGCGGAGGCAGCTCTCAAATCAGTGCCCCAAACGGCGGACATCAACTATAGCTTCAACCTCATGGTCCAGATAAAGACGGCCCGGTTGGAGCTGCAT CTCGCTTTTAACACTTCGCCAGAGGATAAACGCAGGAAAGGTGTTGTTGAGGGGACTACAAGGCAAAATCATCTGCCAGAAAGACGCCCAGGTTCAAGATATACACGGAGCTGGAATTGCGACCACCCATcggctgcagcaacagcagcagcaagagcgGCAATGAGAACACGCCACCATCGGATCATGTGGATCTGA